In Acidianus brierleyi, one genomic interval encodes:
- a CDS encoding geranylgeranylglyceryl/heptaprenylglyceryl phosphate synthase yields MKLKGKVKNYIQRLIEEGSVLHFSLLDPDKISDISKLYDITKSLYNYGTNAFLIGGTLGISLDKLNKILEILDDFDIPKIIFPSNINLITEKADAILFMSLLNSDDIYYVMGAQVAAAPIIKKTEVETLSTGYLIIGNGGTAAHIGRARVIPYDNIDLAVAYSLAAEYMGMNFIYLEAGSGALEPVKPEMIRTVRKTTSLKIITGGGIRTPEKATEIATAGANIIVTGNIIESDLTKALKIIESIKKIKISE; encoded by the coding sequence ATGAAACTGAAGGGGAAAGTAAAGAATTACATTCAACGTCTAATTGAAGAAGGAAGTGTTCTTCATTTTTCGCTTCTTGATCCAGATAAAATTAGCGATATATCTAAGCTTTATGATATAACAAAAAGTCTATATAATTATGGAACTAATGCGTTTTTAATTGGAGGAACTTTAGGAATCTCTTTGGACAAATTAAATAAAATTTTGGAAATACTAGATGATTTCGATATACCAAAAATAATCTTTCCAAGTAATATAAATTTAATAACAGAAAAAGCTGATGCCATATTATTTATGTCACTATTAAATTCTGATGATATATATTACGTCATGGGAGCACAAGTAGCTGCTGCACCCATAATAAAAAAGACAGAAGTAGAAACGTTATCAACTGGATATCTTATTATAGGGAATGGAGGTACTGCGGCTCATATAGGTAGAGCTAGGGTAATACCTTATGATAATATTGATTTAGCAGTAGCTTATTCATTAGCTGCGGAGTATATGGGAATGAACTTTATATATTTGGAAGCTGGTTCTGGAGCTCTTGAGCCAGTTAAACCAGAAATGATAAGGACTGTAAGGAAAACTACCTCGCTTAAGATAATTACTGGAGGTGGCATAAGGACACCTGAAAAAGCCACAGAAATCGCTACAGCTGGGGCAAATATAATAGTAACAGGAAATATAATTGAAAGCGACTTGACGAAGGCATTAAAAATAATAGAAAGTATTAAGAAGATAAAAATAAGTGAATGA
- a CDS encoding preprotein translocase subunit Sec61beta, protein MPSSKKKKENVPLMSMAGLVRYYEEENEKVKIDPKVVIIGSIVIIAVVIVLSKLVPI, encoded by the coding sequence ATGCCATCTAGTAAAAAGAAAAAAGAAAACGTTCCATTAATGTCGATGGCTGGTTTAGTTAGATATTATGAAGAAGAGAATGAGAAAGTAAAGATTGATCCCAAGGTAGTTATTATTGGAAGCATAGTAATAATAGCTGTTGTCATAGTCTTATCTAAATTAGTTCCAATATGA
- a CDS encoding CBS domain-containing protein, with the protein MFFDIKEIKRIRESIGITQSELAKRIGVSQSLIAKIENGKIDPKLSIVRKIFDELTALMEANDSAERIMHSPVIVSKINENIHEIVEKMEKYGISQIPVVNSSEELVGIIYDYILLRKLALKNPYEIVAKDIIAPLPPLIDAKTQLTEVMKLLTKYPVTLVVDKKLKPLGIITRSDLIGYLIKNYKREPQ; encoded by the coding sequence ATGTTTTTTGATATCAAAGAGATAAAAAGAATTAGAGAAAGTATAGGAATTACACAGTCTGAGTTAGCTAAGAGAATAGGTGTTTCTCAATCACTTATAGCTAAGATAGAAAACGGAAAAATAGATCCTAAATTATCTATAGTGAGAAAAATATTTGATGAATTAACTGCGCTAATGGAAGCTAATGATAGTGCAGAAAGAATAATGCATTCTCCTGTAATTGTATCGAAAATAAATGAGAATATTCATGAAATAGTAGAAAAAATGGAAAAATACGGCATATCTCAGATACCTGTAGTTAACTCTTCTGAAGAATTAGTAGGAATAATCTATGATTATATATTACTAAGGAAACTGGCTCTTAAAAATCCATACGAAATAGTTGCAAAAGACATTATAGCACCATTACCACCATTAATAGATGCTAAAACACAATTAACCGAAGTAATGAAACTTCTAACCAAATATCCTGTTACTTTAGTAGTCGATAAAAAATTAAAACCACTAGGTATAATTACTAGAAGTGATTTAATAGGTTATTTAATAAAAAATTATAAGAGAGAGCCACAGTAG
- a CDS encoding DUF367 family protein, translating into MNIYIIDLDQDDPKKCTGKRLIKFGYAKRTRKPLGIVLNPISSIPVSIKDREIILNIGLTVIDSSWNKSDIEFFSKFKNKFSRRLPFLLAGNPINYSKPYKLSSIEAAAASLYIIGEENIAVEILNKVKWGHTFLELNGELLKSYEGKSDSEILQIESDFLREPQ; encoded by the coding sequence TTGAATATTTATATTATTGATCTTGATCAAGATGATCCAAAAAAGTGCACAGGAAAGAGATTAATTAAATTTGGATATGCTAAGAGAACTCGTAAACCTCTTGGTATAGTTTTAAATCCTATATCTTCTATTCCAGTTTCTATTAAAGATAGAGAAATAATTCTAAATATAGGTCTAACAGTTATTGATTCTTCTTGGAACAAATCTGATATAGAGTTTTTTAGTAAATTCAAAAACAAGTTTTCTAGAAGATTACCATTTCTTTTAGCAGGAAATCCTATAAATTATTCTAAGCCATATAAATTGTCATCAATAGAAGCAGCTGCTGCGTCATTATATATAATAGGAGAGGAGAATATCGCTGTAGAGATTCTAAATAAAGTAAAATGGGGTCATACATTTCTAGAGCTTAATGGAGAGCTACTAAAATCTTATGAAGGTAAGTCTGACTCGGAGATATTGCAAATAGAATCCGATTTTTTGAGAGAGCCACAGTAA
- a CDS encoding Lrp/AsnC ligand binding domain-containing protein, with product MVSAIVLINTDAGGEEEVFDKLKTMNEISEAYIVYGVYDIVAKIEATDMDYLRNFVSSTIRKLPKVRSTLTMIIMEGKSIRK from the coding sequence TTGGTATCTGCAATAGTTCTTATAAATACAGATGCAGGAGGAGAGGAAGAAGTTTTCGATAAGTTAAAAACTATGAACGAAATTAGTGAAGCATACATAGTATATGGAGTTTATGATATAGTAGCTAAAATAGAAGCTACCGATATGGACTACTTAAGAAATTTTGTAAGTTCTACCATAAGGAAATTACCAAAGGTTAGATCAACTTTAACTATGATCATAATGGAGGGAAAGTCGATTAGAAAATGA